The DNA window TGGAACGGTACGAGGGGCTCGGCGACTGGGTGATATGGGTCGCCGACACTTTCACCGACCGCCAGACCCCGGGGGATCACCCTCTGCCGGATCTTGTAGCGCGGCATCTGGCGCTGGCGGAGGCTGCGGCCCGGGGACCGGGTGGCCCGGACAGCGGTGAACTCTGGCAGAAGAAAGCCGGTCAGGAGGCGCGCGCCACGATGCAGCGCCTGACAGATCAGGCGCGTTTCGGCAGCGATATGTCCGCCGCTGACTATGCCGATCTGAGCGGCGCGCTGCTGGCCGAAGGTGAAGTGCGCGACCGCGACGCCCCGCATCCCGGCATTATGATCTGGGGCACGCTGGAGGCCCGGGTGCAGGGGGCGGATCTGGTGATCCTCGCGGGGCTGAACGACGGCACATGGCCGGAAACGCCCGCGCCCGATCCCTGGCTTAACCGTGCGATGCGTCACAAAGCCGGGCTTTTGCTGCCTGAGCGGCGTATCGGTCTTGCGGCACATGATTATCAGCAGGCGGTGGGCGCCACCGAGGTCTGGCTCACACGCGCGATCCGGTCCGATGATGCGGAAACGGTCGCCTCACGCTGGCTTAACCGGCTTGGCAATCTTCTTGCAGGACTTGAGGGCAATGGCGGGGTAACGGCGCTGGAAGCGATGCGTCAGCGCGGTGCGGCGTGGCTCGCGCGCGCCGACGCTCTGGAGAAGCCGCGTCCTGTTCCCGCCGCCGCCCGACCCTCGCCGAGACCCCCGCGCGCCGCCCGGCCCGATGCGCTTTCAGTGACCGAGATCAAACGGCTGATCCGCGACCCCTATGCGATCTACGCCCGTCACGTGCTGGGTCTGCGCCCGCTCGGCCCGCTGGTGCAAAGCCCGGATCACCTGATGCGCGGCATCGTGGTGCACGATATTCTTGAACAGTTTATCAAAGACACGCTGGTAACGCCCGAAGCGCTGACGGCTGAGCATCTTTCGCATGTAGCGCAACAGATGCTGCGGGACGGTGTGCCCTGGCCTGCCGAGCGCACGCTGTGGCAGGCGTTGCTGAACCGCACCGCACCCGGATTTGTCACTGCTGAGATTGCACGCAGGGCACGCGGCACGCCTGCCGCGCTGGAGGATGCCGCAACCGGCAAACTGGTCTGGCAGGATCCCCCCTTTACCCTCACCGCGCGGGCTGACCGGATTGATCTCGCGCCGGATGGTGCGGCGCTGATTTACGATTACAAAACCGGCAGCGTGCCCTCGCGCAAACAACAGGCGCAGTTTGACAAACAGCTGCTCATTGAGGCCGCGATGATCGAAGAGGGTGTGCTTGGTCTGGCGGATCCTCACCCGGTCAGAGAAGCGGTTTTTATCGGATTAGGCTCTGATATGAAGGAGGTTGCAGCACCCCTCGACGATGAACCTCCTGCGGTGGTGCTGGCAAAGCTGCGCGCGCTGATCAGAGCCTATCTTGATCCCGGACAGGGGTTCACCGCGCGCCGCATGATGGAAAAAGACGCCTATGGCAGCGATTATGATCTGCTGGCGCGTTTCGGCGAATGGGATGCCACGGACGCGCCGGTGCCGGAGGATCTGAAATGACTGCCCGCGATGAGGCGACCGAAGCACAGATTCGCGCCGCGCGCCCCGATGCCTCGACCTGGCTTGCGGCCAATGCCGGGTCCGGAAAGACGCGGGTGCTGACCGACCGGGTCGCACGTCTGTTGCTCGACGGTGTCGAACCGCAGCACATTCTGTGCCTGACCTATACCAAGGCTGCCGCTTCCGAGATGCAGAATCGCCTCTTCCGGCGCCTTGGTGCCTGGGCGATGCTGGAAGATGCGGCTCTCAGCGCAGCTCTGGCGGAGCTGGGCATTGACGGTGAGACCGGTGCAGACCGTTTGCGGGATGCGCGTACGCTTTTTGCACGCGCGATTGAAACGCCGGGCGGTCTGAAGATCCAGACGATCCATTCGTTCTGCGCCTCTCTGCTGCGCCGGTTCCCGCTGGAGGCGCGCGTCAGCCCGCAGTTCACTGAAATCGAGGACCGCGCCGCCGACCTCCTGCGGGCGGAGATCGTTGAAGAAATGGCCGGCGGTCCGGACGCCGCACTGGTCGCTGAACTGGCCGAGCATTACAGCAACGAAGGTTTCACGGAGCTGACCGCGGATATTGTGCGATATCGTGAAGCCTTTGGCGCCCCGGTGCAGCGCGACGATCTGCTGGTGCTTTTCGGGCAGCCGCCGGACCTCAGCGCCGCGCGTCTTGAGGCCGCTGTATTTGACGGGACCGAACAGGCGGTTCTGGACGAAGCAATCCCGGTGATGCTGGAAAAGGGCGGGAATGATGCGACAGCTGCGCAGAAGCTCGCAGCCATTGGCGGGCTTAACCTCCGCAATATGCACTTGTTAGAGACGGTTTTTCTTTATGGGAAAAGTGCCGCAAATGCCTTCGGCTCCAAAGCGGGCAGCTTTCCGACCAAACCGACACGGACAAAAATCGCGCATCTCACGCCCGCGCTGGATGCCTTCGCAGACCGTATCGCTGATGCCCGTGAGGCGCGCCTCGCGCTTGCGGCGGCGGCAAAATCGAAAGCGCTTCATAATTTCGCCGGGCGGTTTCTGGAATTATACGCAGCAGAGAAACTCAGGCGCGGCTGGCTCGATTTCGACGATCTGATCCTCAAGGCGCGCGCTTTGCTGCGCGACCCGGCTGTCGCCGCCTGGGTGCTCTTCCGGATCGATGGCGGCATTGACCACATCCTGGTGGACGAGGCGCAGGACACCAGCCCCGCGCAATGGGACGTGATCCGGCAGCTGGCAGCAGAATTTTACAGCGGCGCAGGCGCACGGGGCAATCTTGCGCGCACGCTTTTTGTCGTGGGTGATAAAAAGCAGTCGATCTATTCCTTTCAGGGGGCTGATCCGCGCGAGTTTGACCGCATGGAGAGCGAGTTTGGCGCAAGGTTCACGCAAGCTGATCTGGCGTTTCAGCGCAAAGCGCTGGCCTGGTCTTTCCGTTCATCAGAGGCCGTTCTGCGGCTGGTTGATGAAACCTTTACCGCCGAAGAGGAGGCCGGCTTCGGCGCTGATCCGCACCGCGCCTTCAAATCAGATCTTCCCGGGCGGGTGGATCTCTGGCCGCTCACGCCCGAGCAGGAGGATGAGGACGACAGGGCCTGGCACGAACCGCTCGACCGGCGCGGCACACAGCATCACGATGTCGTTCTTGCGCGGCAGATCGCGGACCGGATCGCGGATATGATCGCAACCGGTATGACCATCCCGGACGACAGCGGGCCGGGTGGTGCGCTCGTGCGCAGGCCGCTGCGGGCGGGGGATTTCCTCATCCTCGTGCAGCGCCGCGGGACGCTTTTTTCTGAAATCATCCGCGCGTGTAAGAACGCAGACCTTCCGATTGCCGGTGCGGACAGGCTCAAGGTAGGCGGCGAACTGGCCGTCCGCGATCTGGCTGCACTGCTGGCGTTTCTTGCCACGCCGGAAGACAGCCTGTCGCTGGCTTCGGCACTGAAATCTCCGCTTTTCGGCTGGAGCGAGCAGGAGCTTTTCACCCTGGCGCAGGGGCGCGGGCCGCAGCATCTGTGGCAGGTGCTGCGGGATCAGCAGGCAAAGCACCCCGAAACGCTCGCCATACTGCACGATCTGCGCGCCAGTGTTGATTTTCTGCGTCCCTATGATCTGGTGGAGCGGATCCTGACCCGGCACAGCGGTCGCAGAAAGCTGCTCGCCCGCCTGGGGGCGGAGGCCGAAGACGGGATCAACGCGCTGCTCGCCCAGGCGCTGGCCTATGAGCGGACCAGTATCCCCAGTCTGACCGGATTTCTGGTCTGGATCGAAACCGATGATCTGGAAGTGAAACGCCAGATCGACACGGCCTCGGATCAGATCCGCGTCATGACGGTGCATGGTGCCAAAGGTCTGGAAGCCCCTGTCGTCATCCTGCCCGATGCCCGAAAACGCGATATTTCGATCAGTGACAGTATCCTCAGGATGGAAGACACACCGGTTTGGAAAACCCGCGCCGATGATATGCCCGCCGGCATGTCGCAGGTTGTTGACGAGATGAAAGAAGCCCAGCGCCGTGAACGGCTGCGACTGCTTTATGTGGCTCTGACACGGGCGGAAAAGTGGCTGATTGTGGCGGCGGCGGGTAAGTTATCCGACCGGGGTGAAAGCTGGTATCAGATGGTCGAGGCCGCTCTGAACGCCGCCGGTGCAGAAGAGGCGGATTTCTTCGGCATGCCGGTCCGGCGGCTCAGCCACGGCGACTGGGACGCGCTGCCGCTGATCTCCCCGGAGGCCGCCGTTGAAGAAGAAACCGCCCTGCCTGCGTTTTTCCGACAGCCGGCACCCGAGCCCCGCAGTATGGCCGAGACCCTGTCACCCTCAGACCTTGAAGGTGCAAAGGCGCTGCCCGGGGAGACCGGCCGGACCGAAGAAGAGGCCAAAGCTTACGGCACGCTTGTGCATCTTTTGCTTGAACATCTGGCTGGTGCGGGTGCCGAAGCCGGCGCCGCCCTCGCTCTGTCGCTTGCCGACGGTCATCCGGATGCAGAAGAGGCGCTTGCAGAAGCGCGCGCCGTCCTGGCCACAGCTGATCTGCAGTTTCTTTTCGGCGATGATGGTCTGGTCGAGGTGCCGGTGTCCGCCGATCTGGGCACCCGGCGGGTTTTCGGCACGATCGACCGGCTGATCGTAACCCGCGGGTCCGTTCTGATCGTCGATTTCAAAACCAACCGCGCGGTGCCCGGTCGCGCCGAAGACTGCCCGGAAGGCCTCTTGCGGCAAATGGGGGCCTATGCCCATGCGCTGGCGCAGATCTATCCGGACCGGCGCATTGAAACGGCGATTTTGTGGACGGCGCGGTGCTCTCTGATGCGCCTGCCGCACGAAATCGTGAGGGACGCGCTGGCACGCACGCCATATCTTGACGCTGCGGCCCCGGGTACATAGGTTCAGCGCTCAAGCACATGCCTCAGGAGACCATCATGGCAACCCATGCAGTAACCGACGAGACCTTTGACGCTGAAGTCAAACAGTCCGACATTCCCGTTGTTGTCGATTTCTGGGCGCCCTGGTGCGGCCCCTGTAAACAGATCGGACCTTCTCTCGAAGAGCTGTCCTCCGAGATGGACGGCAAGGTCAAAATCGTCAAAGTGAACGTCGATGAAAACCCCAACGCCCCTGCCCAGATGGGTGTGCGCGGCATCCCGGCGCTGTTTATCTTCAAAGACGGACAGGTCGTCTCAAACATGGCAGGCGCCAAGCCGAAAGCGGCCCTGCAAAGCTGGATCGAAGACTCAATCTGATTCTTTGCGGTACGGATTTTGAGGGCGCCCCGCTGCGGGGCGCCCTTTTCGCTGCGTTATCCATGCCCCGCGTCCGGCCCTTGTGCCACGCCGCCCTGGCCGCCATATAGGCCCTGCAAAAAGACAGGAGAGCATTATGGCCCGCGAAGAGTTTCCCGGATGGCACGGCACTACGATTATCGGCGTCAAAAAGGGCGGCGAGGTTGTCATTGCCGGCGACGGGCAGGTCTCTCTGGGCCAGACCGTAATCAAGGGCTCCGCGCGCAAAGTGCGCAGGCTCTCGCCCGGCGGCTATGACGTGGTCGCGGGGTTTGCGGGATCTACGGCAGATGCCTTTGCGCTGCTCGAACGGCTGGAAGCGAAACTGGAAACGACGCCCGGGCAGCTGGCGCGCGCGAGTGTAGAGCTGGCCAAAGACTGGCGCACTGATAAGTATCTGCAGAAACTCGAAGCGATGCTGATCGTCTCGGACGGCGCGGAGATCTTTGTCATCACCGGCGCGGGCGATGTGCTGGAGCCTGAACATGACGTCACCGCCATCGGGTCGGGCGGCAACTATGCGCTCGCGGCGGCACGCGGCATGATGGACAGCGACCGGGACGCAGAAACCGTGGCGCGGGATGCAATGGCGATTGCCGCCGACATCTGTGTCTATACCAACGGCAATCTGACGGTCGAAAAGATCAGCAAATGATCGGGCGCGACGACCTGCGCGCCTCGGTCGCCGCCGGCCTGCTGACAGAAGCGCAGGCGGCAGCGCTTACCTCGCTGGCGGACAGCCGGAGGGGTGCACGCGAAAACCTCGAGCCTGGCGACGAGCCCTTTGAGCTTTTTCGCGGTTTCAACGAGATATTCATCGTCGTAGGCCTGATTATCCTGACGACCGGCTGGATCGGTGTTGTCACCTTTGCCGCCATCGAGAACATCTCTGATCTGCGCAATGTACTCATCGGGTCTGGTCTG is part of the Roseobacter ponti genome and encodes:
- the hslV gene encoding ATP-dependent protease subunit HslV — encoded protein: MAREEFPGWHGTTIIGVKKGGEVVIAGDGQVSLGQTVIKGSARKVRRLSPGGYDVVAGFAGSTADAFALLERLEAKLETTPGQLARASVELAKDWRTDKYLQKLEAMLIVSDGAEIFVITGAGDVLEPEHDVTAIGSGGNYALAAARGMMDSDRDAETVARDAMAIAADICVYTNGNLTVEKISK
- the addA gene encoding double-strand break repair helicase AddA, which translates into the protein MTARDEATEAQIRAARPDASTWLAANAGSGKTRVLTDRVARLLLDGVEPQHILCLTYTKAAASEMQNRLFRRLGAWAMLEDAALSAALAELGIDGETGADRLRDARTLFARAIETPGGLKIQTIHSFCASLLRRFPLEARVSPQFTEIEDRAADLLRAEIVEEMAGGPDAALVAELAEHYSNEGFTELTADIVRYREAFGAPVQRDDLLVLFGQPPDLSAARLEAAVFDGTEQAVLDEAIPVMLEKGGNDATAAQKLAAIGGLNLRNMHLLETVFLYGKSAANAFGSKAGSFPTKPTRTKIAHLTPALDAFADRIADAREARLALAAAAKSKALHNFAGRFLELYAAEKLRRGWLDFDDLILKARALLRDPAVAAWVLFRIDGGIDHILVDEAQDTSPAQWDVIRQLAAEFYSGAGARGNLARTLFVVGDKKQSIYSFQGADPREFDRMESEFGARFTQADLAFQRKALAWSFRSSEAVLRLVDETFTAEEEAGFGADPHRAFKSDLPGRVDLWPLTPEQEDEDDRAWHEPLDRRGTQHHDVVLARQIADRIADMIATGMTIPDDSGPGGALVRRPLRAGDFLILVQRRGTLFSEIIRACKNADLPIAGADRLKVGGELAVRDLAALLAFLATPEDSLSLASALKSPLFGWSEQELFTLAQGRGPQHLWQVLRDQQAKHPETLAILHDLRASVDFLRPYDLVERILTRHSGRRKLLARLGAEAEDGINALLAQALAYERTSIPSLTGFLVWIETDDLEVKRQIDTASDQIRVMTVHGAKGLEAPVVILPDARKRDISISDSILRMEDTPVWKTRADDMPAGMSQVVDEMKEAQRRERLRLLYVALTRAEKWLIVAAAGKLSDRGESWYQMVEAALNAAGAEEADFFGMPVRRLSHGDWDALPLISPEAAVEEETALPAFFRQPAPEPRSMAETLSPSDLEGAKALPGETGRTEEEAKAYGTLVHLLLEHLAGAGAEAGAALALSLADGHPDAEEALAEARAVLATADLQFLFGDDGLVEVPVSADLGTRRVFGTIDRLIVTRGSVLIVDFKTNRAVPGRAEDCPEGLLRQMGAYAHALAQIYPDRRIETAILWTARCSLMRLPHEIVRDALARTPYLDAAAPGT
- the trxA gene encoding thioredoxin: MATHAVTDETFDAEVKQSDIPVVVDFWAPWCGPCKQIGPSLEELSSEMDGKVKIVKVNVDENPNAPAQMGVRGIPALFIFKDGQVVSNMAGAKPKAALQSWIEDSI
- the addB gene encoding double-strand break repair protein AddB, with product MGDAPGTRGLYGLACGVDFPRALVDGLLQRFADAPPEALARITLVVNTTRMRRRLHQLFHEKQALLLPKICLITEPDRIDAAVTLPPAVPPLRRRLELIALVSRLLHSQPDLAPRASLYGLTDSLAALMDEMQGEGVPAEKLAGLDVSDQSGHWQRAQEFIRIAQDYLADTTTLPDSEARQRAMVETLATRWETRPPAHPVIIAGSTGSRGTTLLLMQAVAGLSNGAIVLPGFDFDQPAEVWEQLRDGMVSEDHPQYRFHRLMQMTGQRPSDITPWHDTPPPSPARNALISLSLRPAPVTDAWLSEGPALTGIAKATSGITLLEAPGPRQEALTIAMRLRQAAEEGIAAALITPDRMLTRQVTAALDQWNILPDDSAGSPLHLSPPGRFLRHISRLFHQRLDAAGLLTLLKHPLTHSASARNAHILNTQRLELRIRRDGLPFPDRDGLLRLMHRDMERYEGLGDWVIWVADTFTDRQTPGDHPLPDLVARHLALAEAAARGPGGPDSGELWQKKAGQEARATMQRLTDQARFGSDMSAADYADLSGALLAEGEVRDRDAPHPGIMIWGTLEARVQGADLVILAGLNDGTWPETPAPDPWLNRAMRHKAGLLLPERRIGLAAHDYQQAVGATEVWLTRAIRSDDAETVASRWLNRLGNLLAGLEGNGGVTALEAMRQRGAAWLARADALEKPRPVPAAARPSPRPPRAARPDALSVTEIKRLIRDPYAIYARHVLGLRPLGPLVQSPDHLMRGIVVHDILEQFIKDTLVTPEALTAEHLSHVAQQMLRDGVPWPAERTLWQALLNRTAPGFVTAEIARRARGTPAALEDAATGKLVWQDPPFTLTARADRIDLAPDGAALIYDYKTGSVPSRKQQAQFDKQLLIEAAMIEEGVLGLADPHPVREAVFIGLGSDMKEVAAPLDDEPPAVVLAKLRALIRAYLDPGQGFTARRMMEKDAYGSDYDLLARFGEWDATDAPVPEDLK